In the genome of Syntrophorhabdales bacterium, the window CTAACTGGTCGTCAGAGCGGGGCGGGTGCTCATGAATGGGCCTGCTTCGTCTTGAAGGTTGCCTTATCGGGAATCGTCATAGAGTAGAGACTCCACCCACCACCCGATTCTGTGAACTATATCTCTTGTCTTGAGCGTTCTCCGCATCTCCTCCATGATGGATCGCTTTGACAGCCTCTCGTACGTTCTCAAGAACAGAGCCCGTTCGCGATCGTCAATGCGCAACTCTCCCTGCCGCTGCATCTTGTCCACGTAACGGGCCAGCCTATAGATCATCGACATCGCATCCTTTTGTCGCATCAGCCTTCTTGACGCCTTGTCGAAATCGAGAAAGAGCATGTTCCCGTCAGATGTCAGGACTACGTTCTTAAGATGGAGGTCGGGATGGTAGACGCCGGCGCGCTCCAGTTCCCACACCAATGAGGCAAATCTTTTCACAGCCCGCAACCTTGCCCTTGCTCCCGACCGTTTCAGGTGGTCGAGCAGGTTCATGGCCCCTTCTTCCAGGAGTGTACACAGGTAGAGCCTCTTCCGAAGGCCGCCCACTTCTGTGACAGTGGCAAAAGGCGTCACTACAGGAAAGCCGCTCCGCTTGAGAAGGAGCATCACCTCGACCTCCTGTGCGCTTCGCGCTGCAGAAAAGAATACGTCGCGCATGAGGGCCCTGAATAAACCTCCGTGAGTATATTTTCTGCAGGCGATTCTTCTTCCTGCTACGTCCAGGATCTTAAGGCCGGCGCGTCCTTCGTGCTGCAGTGCGGGGGCCCTCAGCATCTTCTCGACGAGGTCGGAAGCCGCCACAGGCTCTGCGTAGCACGTCACCAGGAATGTTCTGTATTGTTCGGTTGAAGCCATGGAAGAAATAGTAACTCAGACTCAGCACCGAAACAACCCCGAACCTCCCGATCAGCGAATGGACACCTGTTCTAAACAATTCACTTGACAGAGTTCGAAAGGCTATAGCAGAATTAGGTCCTGAATGTCTGACAATCAGATAATGGGTTGAACCAGGTCCCTCCGAGGGACATTTGGATTATCACGTGAAAGGAGATTGTATGAAGATCGATATTTTTAATCACATCTTTCCGAAGGCGTATTTCGATAAAATGGTCGAAGTGCTGCCCGGGGGGAAGGATATGCACAAGCGCGTGCGGGCTATTCCATGCATTGTGGACCTCGAAGAGCGATTCCGCATCATGGACAAGTTCGGCGATGACTACGTGCAGGTTTTGTGTCTCGGCGCACCGCCTATAGAGGTCTACGGCGCTCCGCCTCTTGCCACGGAAATGGCAAAGATTGCCAACGACGGAATGGCAGAGATCGTGCGGAAATATCCTGATCGCTTTCCCGGCTTCATTGCCTCGCTTCCCATGAATGACCCTGAGGGGCTGCTCGCTGAAGCGCGCCGCGCAGTGAAGGATCTTGGTGCGGTCGGCGTGCAGATATTCAGTAATGTGCTGGGCAGGCCTCTGGATAAACCGGAGACCATGCCGCTCTTCGATCTCATGGCAGAACTCGACCTGCCCATCTGGCTGCACCCCGCCCGGGGGGCCGATTTTCCCGATTACAAGGGCGAGAAGAAGAGCCATTACGAGATATGGTGGACCTTTGGATGGCCCTACGAGACCAGCGTGGCCATGGCCCATCTCGTGTTTGCCGGTCTATTCGACAAACATCCCAACATCAAGATTATTACGCATCACCTGGGAGCAATGATCCCATACTTCGAGGGGCGCGTGGGGCCGGGGTGGGATCAGCTGGGCACCCGTACGTCCGATGAGGACTACTCACTGCTTCTGAAAAAACTGAAAAAACGGCCGATCGACTATTTTCGCATGTTCTATGCTGACACTGCGGTTTTCGGCTCAATGTCGGCAACAGTTTGCGGGCTCAACTTCTTTGGAGCGGACAAGGTACTCTTTGCTTCAGACTCGCCCTTCGACCCGGAAAGGGGCTCGGC includes:
- a CDS encoding amidohydrolase family protein → MKIDIFNHIFPKAYFDKMVEVLPGGKDMHKRVRAIPCIVDLEERFRIMDKFGDDYVQVLCLGAPPIEVYGAPPLATEMAKIANDGMAEIVRKYPDRFPGFIASLPMNDPEGLLAEARRAVKDLGAVGVQIFSNVLGRPLDKPETMPLFDLMAELDLPIWLHPARGADFPDYKGEKKSHYEIWWTFGWPYETSVAMAHLVFAGLFDKHPNIKIITHHLGAMIPYFEGRVGPGWDQLGTRTSDEDYSLLLKKLKKRPIDYFRMFYADTAVFGSMSATVCGLNFFGADKVLFASDSPFDPERGSAYIRWTIDIIDKLQITDAERKAIYEGNARKLLKLK
- a CDS encoding lipopolysaccharide kinase InaA family protein, which produces MASTEQYRTFLVTCYAEPVAASDLVEKMLRAPALQHEGRAGLKILDVAGRRIACRKYTHGGLFRALMRDVFFSAARSAQEVEVMLLLKRSGFPVVTPFATVTEVGGLRKRLYLCTLLEEGAMNLLDHLKRSGARARLRAVKRFASLVWELERAGVYHPDLHLKNVVLTSDGNMLFLDFDKASRRLMRQKDAMSMIYRLARYVDKMQRQGELRIDDRERALFLRTYERLSKRSIMEEMRRTLKTRDIVHRIGWWVESLLYDDSR